A DNA window from Ensifer sp. WSM1721 contains the following coding sequences:
- a CDS encoding glycosyltransferase family 4 protein: MSVDAVGGVWRYAMDLAEAMGGAGVESVFVGLGPAPSAAQRDEAARIGTLEWLVAPLDWMVEDETALDAVPATLAAISLKHSVDLLHLNLPSQAAGLAVEIPVVAASHSCVATWFQAVRASGLPPHWLWQKASNRRGFDGADVVIAPSRSHAAALTRCYGAIDNLAVVHNASRFHSAETAKESLVFAAGRWWDEGKNGAVLDRAARHIRWPVVMAGACDGPNGEHLAIEHADWRGELSHERTMHLMSRAAIVVSPSIYEPFGLVALEAARAGAALVLADIDTYRELWDGAALFSDPRDPAAFASAVNRLADDGELRFKLGRRARLRSRDFTIEAQRDAVLAAYGEAMCRSSRLTAAE; the protein is encoded by the coding sequence ATGAGCGTCGACGCTGTCGGCGGTGTCTGGCGCTACGCGATGGATCTCGCCGAGGCCATGGGCGGCGCCGGCGTGGAAAGCGTTTTCGTCGGGCTCGGCCCCGCCCCGTCCGCGGCGCAAAGGGACGAGGCGGCCCGGATCGGCACGCTCGAATGGCTGGTCGCGCCGCTCGACTGGATGGTCGAGGACGAAACGGCGCTCGATGCGGTCCCGGCCACGCTCGCCGCCATATCGCTCAAGCACTCCGTCGACCTGCTGCATCTCAACCTGCCGTCGCAGGCTGCCGGTCTGGCGGTCGAGATTCCGGTCGTCGCCGCTTCGCATTCATGCGTCGCCACCTGGTTCCAGGCAGTGCGCGCCTCGGGCTTGCCGCCGCACTGGCTCTGGCAGAAGGCGAGCAATCGGCGCGGGTTCGACGGTGCCGACGTGGTGATCGCCCCGAGCCGAAGCCATGCTGCCGCGTTGACGCGCTGCTATGGGGCGATCGACAATCTCGCCGTGGTACACAATGCGAGCCGCTTCCACAGCGCGGAGACCGCCAAGGAAAGCCTCGTCTTTGCCGCAGGCCGCTGGTGGGACGAGGGTAAGAACGGGGCCGTGTTGGATCGCGCTGCCCGTCACATCCGCTGGCCGGTCGTTATGGCCGGGGCGTGCGATGGGCCGAATGGCGAGCACCTCGCCATCGAACATGCGGACTGGCGAGGCGAACTCAGTCACGAGCGGACGATGCACCTGATGTCGCGAGCGGCAATCGTCGTCTCGCCGTCGATCTACGAACCTTTCGGCTTGGTGGCACTCGAGGCGGCGCGCGCCGGCGCGGCTCTCGTCCTTGCCGACATCGACACCTATCGCGAACTTTGGGACGGCGCAGCCCTGTTTTCGGATCCGCGAGACCCGGCGGCCTTCGCGAGCGCCGTCAACAGGCTGGCTGACGACGGCGAGCTGAGATTCAAGCTTGGACGGCGCGCTCGACTGCGGTCGCGCGATTTCACGATCGAAGCCCAGCGCGATGCGGTGCTTGCCGCCTATGGCGAAGCCATGTGCCGCTCCTCTCGGTTGACGGCAGCGGAGTGA
- a CDS encoding Coenzyme F420 hydrogenase/dehydrogenase, beta subunit C-terminal domain yields the protein MSSIDRFKTPSDDAALSPGQMRRSGLCIGCGACVAQSDESIAAMHFDRYGQLKPVWSRHAEGHDQRQFGQICPFSPHSRNEDEIAAAQFPSARHSDPLIGRFEAAYVGHVEEGTFRADGSSGGLANWTAAELLEKNLVDGVAHVVPRAEDEDNRQPHFRYRISRTIEGLRQGAKSRYYPVELSGVIDEMRRRPGRYAVVGIPCFVKAVHLLCLRDAVLRERIAFTLGLFCGHMKSARFVESFAWQMGERIGTVSGVDYRLKDARRPANWYMAHLRLKDGSTRSKDWWHLVDGDWGAGFFQNSACNFCDDITAETADISFGDAWVEPYTSDGRGTNVVVIRSPLLHSLISRAAREGRLELRQVDSAFVVQTQAAGFRQRREGLAFRLSWPRSGVRPVKRVAPKFTGLAARRMLIYWMRSSISAWSHRVFWLARVLHLPMLYMGWASASLALYQGVTYSRGWVGKVVGRIGWREE from the coding sequence ATGTCCTCGATTGACCGCTTCAAGACTCCGTCGGACGATGCTGCGCTCTCGCCCGGACAGATGCGCAGATCGGGGCTTTGTATCGGTTGCGGTGCCTGTGTGGCGCAGTCGGACGAAAGCATCGCGGCGATGCATTTCGATCGCTACGGTCAGCTCAAGCCGGTCTGGTCTCGCCATGCGGAAGGTCACGATCAGCGGCAATTCGGTCAAATCTGCCCGTTCTCTCCCCATTCCAGGAACGAAGACGAAATCGCTGCCGCCCAGTTTCCTTCGGCAAGGCATAGCGATCCACTGATCGGCCGCTTCGAGGCGGCCTATGTCGGGCATGTCGAAGAGGGCACGTTCAGGGCGGACGGCAGCTCCGGCGGGCTGGCAAACTGGACAGCCGCCGAGCTCCTGGAAAAGAATCTGGTGGACGGCGTTGCGCATGTCGTCCCACGGGCCGAGGACGAGGATAATCGCCAACCCCATTTCCGGTACCGGATTTCGCGGACGATAGAGGGCCTCCGCCAGGGCGCCAAATCGCGCTACTACCCCGTGGAATTGTCCGGGGTCATCGACGAAATGCGACGCCGGCCCGGCCGCTACGCGGTTGTTGGCATTCCTTGTTTCGTCAAGGCTGTGCATCTCTTGTGCCTGCGGGATGCAGTGCTTCGCGAGCGCATCGCCTTCACGCTCGGCCTCTTTTGCGGGCACATGAAAAGCGCGCGCTTCGTCGAGAGCTTCGCCTGGCAGATGGGCGAACGGATCGGCACGGTGTCGGGCGTCGACTACCGGCTGAAGGACGCCCGCAGGCCCGCGAACTGGTACATGGCCCATCTGCGCCTGAAAGACGGCAGCACGCGAAGCAAGGACTGGTGGCATCTGGTCGACGGCGACTGGGGCGCCGGTTTCTTCCAGAATTCCGCTTGCAATTTCTGCGACGACATTACCGCCGAAACGGCCGATATTTCGTTCGGCGATGCCTGGGTGGAACCTTATACCTCCGATGGCCGGGGCACGAATGTCGTCGTTATCCGCTCTCCTCTCCTTCACAGTCTGATCAGTCGCGCCGCCCGCGAGGGACGGCTTGAGCTGCGGCAAGTGGACAGCGCCTTCGTGGTGCAGACACAGGCGGCTGGTTTCAGGCAACGGCGCGAGGGCCTCGCCTTCCGCCTGAGCTGGCCGCGTTCAGGCGTCAGGCCGGTCAAGCGCGTAGCACCTAAGTTCACCGGCCTCGCGGCGCGGCGCATGCTGATCTACTGGATGCGCAGTTCGATCAGCGCCTGGAGCCATCGCGTGTTCTGGCTTGCCCGGGTGCTGCATCTGCCAATGCTTTATATGGGCTGGGCCTCCGCGTCGCTCGCCCTCTATCAGGGCGTCACCTACTCGCGTGGCTGGGTCGGAAAGGTCGTGGGCCGCATCGGCTGGCGGGAAGAATGA
- a CDS encoding zinc-binding dehydrogenase translates to MNLSVQPRTDTMSAAVVTGPGKVRIETLPLPQPGPRQVRIRLEGCGVCASNLVPWAGPDWMRFPTEPGALGHEGWGIIDAVGEDVHGFRIGDRVAALSYHAYATHDIADQTAIAPLPAALAGQPFPGEPLGCAFNIFRRSAIRPGETVAIIGIGFLGILLTELASAAGARVIAISRRRSSLASAECVGASDVIAMDDHWRIIEKVKELTEGRLCDCVIEAVGKQWPLDLAGELTKERGRLVIAGYHQDGPRQINVQLWNWRGLDVINAHERDPAVYMRGIHEAIEATVAGRLSPFRLYTHRFPLEQLGAALDMTRDRPDGFVKALVIYHE, encoded by the coding sequence ATGAACCTATCGGTGCAGCCAAGGACCGACACGATGTCGGCGGCCGTCGTCACGGGCCCCGGCAAAGTTCGCATCGAGACTCTGCCACTGCCGCAGCCAGGACCCCGGCAGGTGCGGATCAGACTGGAGGGTTGTGGTGTCTGCGCCTCCAACCTCGTGCCCTGGGCAGGACCGGACTGGATGCGCTTTCCGACCGAACCGGGCGCGCTCGGCCACGAAGGTTGGGGCATCATCGATGCCGTCGGCGAGGACGTGCACGGCTTCAGGATAGGCGATCGTGTCGCGGCCCTCTCCTATCATGCCTATGCAACTCACGACATCGCCGACCAGACAGCGATCGCACCCCTGCCCGCGGCGCTTGCCGGTCAGCCCTTTCCCGGCGAGCCGCTCGGCTGCGCCTTCAACATCTTCCGGCGCAGCGCGATCAGGCCGGGAGAGACCGTGGCTATCATCGGTATCGGCTTTCTCGGGATCCTTCTGACGGAACTCGCAAGTGCCGCAGGCGCGCGGGTTATCGCGATATCGCGCCGACGTTCCTCGCTCGCTTCGGCCGAGTGCGTCGGCGCAAGCGACGTGATCGCGATGGACGACCATTGGCGGATCATCGAGAAGGTGAAAGAACTGACCGAAGGACGACTCTGCGACTGTGTCATCGAGGCGGTCGGCAAGCAATGGCCGCTCGATCTTGCCGGCGAGCTGACGAAGGAGAGAGGCCGGCTGGTCATTGCGGGCTATCACCAGGATGGCCCGCGCCAGATCAACGTGCAGCTCTGGAACTGGCGCGGCCTCGACGTGATCAACGCGCATGAGCGCGATCCCGCCGTCTACATGCGCGGCATCCACGAGGCGATCGAGGCAACCGTCGCGGGGCGGCTATCGCCCTTTCGGCTCTACACCCACCGATTTCCGCTCGAGCAATTGGGCGCGGCGCTCGACATGACCCGCGACCGGCCAGACGGTTTCGTCAAGGCGCTGGTGATCTACCATGAGTGA
- a CDS encoding NAD(P)-dependent oxidoreductase produces the protein MAKVLLTGGCGFIGRYVVEELLSRDYELRVLDALHEQVHADAQIALPRDVEMCRADIRDAAAVRSALSDVDCVVHLAAEVGVGQSMYEITRYVGVNDLGTAVLLEAMIGLPIRRIVVASSMSVYGEGLYETAAGERLSHVRRSAAHLKTGAWDPVGPKGERLRPIATDEHKPVDLASIYALTKYVQERQVLIFGEAYGVEAVALRLFNVFGAGQALSNPYTGVLANFASRLANGQLPMVFEDGRQRRDFVHVRDVARAFRLALEQPQAAGHVINIGSGEAYSITDVALLLAEAMGALELEPEIINKARVGDIRNCFADIAKARDLLGFEPAHRLENSLADFAAWVRSAGAIDRGAEMKRHLEERGLVL, from the coding sequence ATGGCAAAGGTTCTCCTTACTGGCGGCTGCGGTTTTATCGGCCGGTATGTGGTCGAAGAGCTTCTTTCAAGGGATTACGAGTTGCGCGTGCTCGACGCGCTCCACGAGCAGGTCCATGCGGATGCGCAGATTGCACTACCGCGGGACGTGGAGATGTGCCGCGCCGACATTCGCGATGCGGCCGCAGTCAGAAGCGCGCTCAGCGACGTCGACTGCGTCGTCCATCTGGCGGCGGAAGTCGGGGTCGGTCAGTCGATGTACGAGATCACCCGCTATGTGGGCGTGAACGATCTCGGCACCGCCGTCCTGCTCGAAGCCATGATCGGATTGCCGATCCGGCGCATCGTTGTGGCCTCGTCGATGAGCGTCTACGGCGAGGGCCTCTACGAGACGGCAGCGGGGGAGCGTCTCTCGCATGTCAGGCGTTCCGCCGCCCATCTCAAAACCGGCGCATGGGACCCGGTCGGGCCCAAAGGGGAGCGTCTGAGACCGATCGCAACCGACGAGCACAAGCCCGTCGATCTCGCCTCGATCTATGCCTTGACGAAATATGTCCAGGAACGTCAGGTGCTGATCTTCGGAGAGGCCTATGGTGTGGAGGCCGTGGCGCTCCGCCTCTTCAATGTGTTCGGTGCCGGCCAGGCGCTTTCCAATCCCTATACGGGAGTGCTCGCCAACTTCGCTTCGCGGCTTGCCAACGGGCAGTTGCCCATGGTGTTCGAGGACGGCAGACAGCGGCGGGATTTCGTTCATGTCCGCGATGTGGCCCGGGCCTTTCGGCTGGCCCTCGAGCAGCCGCAGGCGGCTGGGCACGTCATCAACATAGGCAGCGGCGAGGCCTACTCCATCACGGATGTCGCCTTGTTGCTCGCCGAAGCAATGGGCGCGCTGGAGCTCGAACCGGAAATCATCAATAAGGCCCGTGTCGGCGACATCCGCAATTGCTTTGCCGATATCGCCAAGGCGCGCGACCTGCTCGGCTTCGAGCCCGCCCACAGGCTCGAAAATTCGCTTGCGGATTTTGCGGCATGGGTACGGAGCGCCGGAGCGATCGACCGGGGCGCCGAGATGAAGCGACACCTAGAAGAACGGGGGTTGGTTCTATGA
- a CDS encoding histidine phosphatase family protein: MTTTFLLVRHAAHDRIGSFLAGRTGDVPLGSAGLEQAQRLAARLAREDIGSIYASPRKRTQETAAAIAAAVEIEEVATAEELDEVDFGTWSGKTFEVLNADPHWRQWNSIRSLIRAPDGETMLDVQRRIMELVAALAMGSSERKIVLVSHADVIKALICHVLGLSVDAWPRFDIAPASVSAVVVGDWGAKVLTLNEGLC, encoded by the coding sequence GTGACGACCACGTTTCTTCTTGTGCGGCACGCCGCCCACGACAGGATCGGCAGCTTCCTGGCCGGGCGCACCGGCGACGTGCCGCTCGGCAGCGCCGGCCTCGAACAGGCCCAACGCTTGGCGGCGCGCCTCGCCCGCGAGGATATAGGTTCGATCTATGCGAGCCCGCGCAAGCGCACCCAGGAAACCGCAGCCGCGATCGCCGCCGCGGTCGAGATTGAAGAGGTGGCTACGGCCGAGGAACTTGACGAGGTGGACTTCGGAACCTGGTCCGGCAAGACCTTCGAAGTGCTCAATGCGGACCCGCATTGGCGGCAATGGAACTCCATTCGGAGTCTCATCCGCGCTCCCGACGGCGAGACGATGCTGGATGTTCAACGGCGGATTATGGAACTCGTCGCAGCACTGGCCATGGGCAGCAGCGAGAGGAAGATCGTTCTGGTTAGCCACGCCGATGTCATCAAGGCCCTGATCTGCCATGTTCTTGGCCTCTCGGTAGACGCCTGGCCCCGCTTCGACATCGCACCCGCCTCGGTCTCTGCAGTGGTGGTCGGCGATTGGGGAGCGAAAGTCCTGACATTGAATGAGGGCCTGTGCTGA
- a CDS encoding glycosyltransferase, translating to MRFLFYTHSLVSDWNHGNAHFLRGVMRELLRRGHDAVALEPSDSWSRLNLIADQGVGAIAAFRKHFPELRTVVYGTDFDHEAAVADADVVVVHEWTDPQLVARLGRLRREGSGFRLAFHDTHHRAVSAKADIAALDLSHYDFVLAFGEALRERYLKAGWGKHVHVWHEAADTSLFRPMPQMEKRGDLVWIGNWGDDERSAEIMSFLVEPTRRLKLATTVRGVRYPVAALNALRDAGIAYGGWVANAAVPRAFAEHRATIHIPRRPYVGALPGIPTIRVFEALACGIPLISTPWNDAEGLFRPGKDFVVARNGKEMSRHLRQVLSDRAFAQELALSGLETIEARHTCRHRVSELLEIVARYRPGKPLDERVALKEAAT from the coding sequence ATGAGATTTCTGTTCTATACGCATTCACTCGTTTCCGACTGGAACCATGGCAACGCTCATTTCCTGCGCGGCGTCATGCGTGAGCTCCTGCGGCGTGGTCATGATGCGGTGGCGCTGGAGCCGAGCGATTCCTGGAGCCGCCTCAACCTCATTGCCGACCAGGGCGTCGGGGCGATTGCCGCCTTCCGCAAGCACTTCCCGGAACTGCGGACCGTGGTCTACGGTACCGATTTCGATCACGAAGCCGCGGTGGCCGATGCCGACGTCGTCGTGGTTCACGAATGGACAGATCCGCAATTGGTGGCGCGTCTCGGTCGCTTGCGTCGGGAGGGCAGCGGCTTCAGGCTTGCCTTCCACGACACGCATCACCGCGCCGTGAGCGCCAAAGCGGACATCGCCGCACTCGATCTTTCGCACTACGACTTCGTTCTCGCTTTCGGTGAGGCCCTGCGCGAACGCTATCTGAAGGCCGGCTGGGGAAAGCACGTGCATGTCTGGCACGAGGCTGCTGATACCTCCCTGTTTCGTCCCATGCCTCAGATGGAGAAGCGTGGCGATCTCGTCTGGATCGGCAATTGGGGCGACGACGAGCGCAGCGCGGAAATCATGTCCTTTCTCGTCGAGCCGACGAGAAGGCTGAAGCTAGCGACGACGGTGCGGGGAGTCAGGTATCCGGTTGCCGCTCTGAATGCATTGCGTGACGCGGGTATCGCCTATGGCGGCTGGGTGGCGAACGCCGCCGTTCCGCGCGCCTTCGCCGAACACAGGGCGACGATCCACATCCCGCGGCGGCCCTATGTCGGAGCCTTGCCCGGCATACCGACGATCCGCGTCTTCGAGGCGCTCGCCTGCGGCATTCCCCTCATCTCCACGCCATGGAACGACGCCGAGGGTCTTTTCCGCCCCGGCAAGGACTTTGTCGTTGCGCGAAATGGCAAGGAGATGAGTCGGCATCTGCGCCAGGTGCTCTCCGATCGAGCTTTCGCTCAGGAGCTGGCTCTATCCGGCTTGGAGACGATCGAGGCGCGTCATACCTGCCGGCATCGCGTCTCCGAGCTTCTCGAGATCGTGGCTCGCTACAGGCCGGGAAAGCCTCTGGATGAGCGTGTCGCACTCAAGGAGGCCGCGACATGA
- a CDS encoding inositol-3-phosphate synthase, with amino-acid sequence MGSRSIRVGLAGVGNCASSLVQGLTFYREAREDESVPGLMHVNLGGYHVRDVEISAAFDVAASKVGHDVAEAIYARPNNTFRFADVAPTGVRVERGRTLDGIGRYLREEIEESDEPVVDVAEVLRQTETDILVSYLPVGSEVATRWYAEQALAAGCGFVNCIPVFIASDRTWQKKFAERRLPLIGDDIKSQVGATIVHRLLANLFRERGVRIDRTYQLNFGGNTDFLNMLERQRLESKKISKTQSVVSQMDIPLAPGDIHVGPSDHVPWLADRKFAYIRVEGTTFGGVPLNVELKLEVWDSPNSAGVVIDAVRCAKLAMDRGLAGPLIAPSSYFMKSPPRQFTDAEARTRLEEFILGETDALKGAAE; translated from the coding sequence ATGGGATCGAGATCGATACGTGTCGGGCTTGCTGGGGTCGGAAACTGCGCGTCCTCGCTCGTTCAGGGGCTCACCTTCTATCGCGAAGCAAGGGAAGACGAGTCCGTCCCGGGACTGATGCATGTCAATCTCGGCGGCTATCACGTGCGCGATGTCGAAATCTCGGCCGCCTTCGACGTTGCCGCCTCGAAGGTCGGCCATGATGTGGCGGAAGCGATCTATGCCCGTCCGAACAACACCTTCCGCTTCGCGGACGTCGCTCCGACCGGTGTACGCGTCGAACGCGGCAGGACGCTTGACGGAATTGGGCGGTATCTGCGTGAAGAGATCGAAGAATCCGATGAACCCGTCGTCGACGTCGCCGAGGTGCTGCGGCAGACCGAAACGGATATTCTGGTTTCCTATCTGCCCGTCGGTTCAGAAGTCGCCACGCGCTGGTATGCAGAGCAGGCGCTCGCCGCCGGCTGCGGCTTCGTCAACTGCATCCCGGTCTTCATCGCGTCCGACAGAACCTGGCAGAAAAAGTTCGCCGAGCGCAGGCTGCCGCTGATCGGCGACGATATCAAGAGCCAGGTGGGGGCGACCATCGTGCACCGGCTGCTCGCCAATCTCTTCCGTGAACGGGGCGTGCGGATCGACCGGACCTACCAACTCAATTTCGGCGGCAACACCGATTTCCTCAACATGCTGGAGCGCCAGCGGCTCGAGTCCAAGAAGATCTCGAAGACGCAATCCGTCGTCAGCCAGATGGATATACCGCTTGCGCCGGGCGACATTCACGTCGGGCCGAGCGATCACGTGCCTTGGCTCGCCGACCGCAAGTTCGCCTACATTCGCGTCGAGGGGACGACCTTCGGCGGCGTACCCCTCAATGTCGAGCTGAAGCTCGAAGTCTGGGACTCGCCCAATTCCGCCGGCGTCGTCATCGACGCGGTGCGTTGCGCAAAGCTCGCCATGGACCGTGGCCTCGCTGGGCCGCTGATCGCTCCGTCGAGCTATTTCATGAAGTCTCCACCGCGCCAGTTCACCGATGCGGAGGCCCGCACGCGGCTCGAGGAATTCATCCTTGGGGAAACCGACGCGTTGAAGGGGGCAGCCGAGTGA
- a CDS encoding NAD-dependent epimerase/dehydratase family protein: protein MSAGRLDRTKGLAAPVLSRKSAPILVVGGSGFLGCNVADSFLREGKDVIVLDNLSRAGVERNLEWLVDNHGSAVHFVLADIRELAEIEPVFKEAEAVFHFAAQTAVTTSLDEPIDDFETNARGTINVLEAARRANRRAPVIFASTNKVYGALADMAMNAVDDRYVPVDETPRRYGVGEAQPLDFCTPYGCSKGVADQYVLDYAKSYGLPTAVLRMSCVYGPRQFGTEDQGWVAHFLIRALAGEPISVYGDGMQVRDILHVGDAVAAYRAVLSSIERIQGRAFNLGGGPENAVSVAEVLREIELLTGRRLMTVRSDRRIGDQLFFVADTRALQEALGWKARTAWRAGLRDLHAWLLQDWIEVSEAQRQPRRVTA, encoded by the coding sequence ATGAGCGCCGGGCGTCTCGATAGGACCAAGGGTCTGGCAGCGCCCGTTTTGTCCAGGAAGTCTGCCCCGATCCTTGTGGTCGGCGGTAGCGGTTTTCTGGGCTGCAATGTCGCCGACAGCTTCCTGCGGGAGGGCAAGGACGTCATCGTCCTCGACAATTTGAGCCGTGCGGGCGTCGAGCGAAACCTTGAATGGCTGGTGGACAACCACGGTAGCGCCGTCCACTTCGTGCTCGCCGATATCCGTGAACTCGCCGAAATAGAGCCTGTTTTCAAGGAGGCCGAGGCCGTCTTCCACTTTGCCGCGCAGACGGCGGTGACGACCAGCCTCGACGAACCGATCGACGACTTCGAGACGAATGCGCGCGGCACGATCAACGTGCTCGAGGCAGCAAGGCGCGCCAACCGTCGCGCGCCCGTCATCTTCGCCAGCACGAACAAGGTCTATGGCGCGCTCGCGGATATGGCAATGAACGCGGTCGATGATCGCTACGTGCCGGTAGACGAGACGCCGCGCAGATACGGTGTCGGCGAGGCGCAGCCTCTCGATTTCTGCACGCCCTACGGCTGCTCGAAAGGTGTCGCGGACCAGTATGTGCTGGACTACGCGAAATCCTACGGTCTTCCGACCGCCGTGCTCAGGATGAGCTGTGTCTACGGCCCGAGACAGTTTGGCACCGAGGACCAGGGATGGGTGGCGCACTTCCTCATTCGCGCCCTCGCCGGCGAACCGATATCGGTCTACGGCGACGGCATGCAGGTCCGAGATATTCTCCATGTCGGCGATGCGGTTGCGGCCTATAGGGCGGTGTTGAGCTCGATCGAGCGCATTCAAGGGCGCGCCTTTAATCTCGGAGGCGGTCCCGAGAACGCGGTCAGCGTTGCCGAGGTGCTGCGCGAGATCGAGCTTCTGACCGGACGCCGGCTCATGACGGTAAGAAGCGATCGGAGGATCGGCGACCAACTGTTCTTCGTTGCCGATACACGCGCACTTCAGGAGGCGCTCGGCTGGAAGGCGCGCACCGCCTGGCGAGCAGGGCTGCGTGACCTGCATGCCTGGCTTCTTCAGGATTGGATCGAGGTCAGCGAGGCTCAGCGTCAACCTCGGAGGGTCACAGCATGA
- a CDS encoding beta-xylosidase, whose amino-acid sequence MIEAAMIWNEPNNKSHWDPEIDPDWSRFAHMAKLAADAIHDVNPGLTRVLGGISPIDPDFLALMKSHGVLDHVDAVAAHGFPLDWNLWQIHEWPQKIEELRAVTDLPIWVSEVGVSTFGAEEVQLWGLRRTAELLKGKVERIQWYSLYDLPRAWPATTRHKEAEGSSYYRHFYMGLLREDGSPKPALEEFAKHTPDIGLMQWFHFEDHRLLDAVKWMKRLGVTYLRTGLSWADRFRPDALAWFDRQMEALEDFNVTVTFCFTPQHRGIAPHHTSAPWVPEEFAAFCAEMTSRYARPSKSLDLIGRSPHSSRQPMRPTTFPTQPRE is encoded by the coding sequence ATGATCGAAGCCGCCATGATCTGGAACGAACCCAACAACAAGTCGCATTGGGATCCTGAGATCGATCCAGACTGGAGTCGTTTTGCACACATGGCGAAGCTGGCGGCGGATGCGATTCACGATGTGAACCCGGGCCTCACACGCGTGCTCGGAGGCATTTCGCCGATCGATCCGGATTTCCTGGCGCTGATGAAGTCCCATGGCGTTCTCGACCATGTCGACGCGGTCGCCGCCCACGGCTTTCCGCTCGACTGGAATCTCTGGCAGATTCATGAATGGCCTCAGAAGATCGAAGAGCTTCGCGCCGTCACGGATTTGCCGATATGGGTCAGTGAGGTTGGCGTCTCCACCTTTGGTGCCGAAGAGGTGCAGCTTTGGGGACTGAGGAGAACCGCCGAACTGCTCAAGGGCAAGGTCGAGCGCATTCAATGGTACAGCCTCTACGACCTGCCGCGCGCCTGGCCGGCAACCACTCGGCACAAGGAGGCGGAGGGGTCTTCCTACTATCGGCATTTCTACATGGGCCTCCTGCGCGAGGACGGCTCGCCCAAGCCGGCGCTGGAGGAATTTGCGAAGCACACGCCTGATATCGGCTTGATGCAATGGTTCCATTTCGAGGATCACAGGCTTCTCGACGCCGTCAAATGGATGAAGCGGCTCGGAGTGACCTATCTGCGCACCGGCCTTTCCTGGGCCGACCGCTTCCGGCCCGATGCGCTCGCCTGGTTCGACCGCCAGATGGAAGCGCTCGAGGACTTCAATGTGACCGTCACCTTCTGCTTCACGCCGCAACACAGGGGCATTGCTCCTCACCATACGAGCGCCCCATGGGTGCCGGAGGAGTTCGCCGCCTTTTGTGCCGAAATGACGTCGCGCTATGCGCGCCCGTCAAAATCCCTCGACCTCATCGGCCGATCACCTCATTCTTCCCGCCAGCCGATGCGGCCCACGACCTTTCCGACCCAGCCACGCGAGTAG
- a CDS encoding Gfo/Idh/MocA family protein, whose product MSEAMQLATAVSRPRVGFLGVGRIGLHRMRAIVETGAVETAAIFDPSPEMAAAASELTPQAAVVNSLEALLDQQLDGLVIASPSALHAAQSIVALERGVAVFCQKPLGRTRDEAAAVVDTARHADRLLGVDLSYRYTDGMRQIRDLIVSGGLGTVFAVDLTFHNAYGPSKPWFYDKSLSGGGCVIDLGVHLVDLLLWVLGFPEVARVESRLFSKGARIRRDGDEVEDYAVATLELTNGVIARIACSWHLQAGCDAVITADFYGTEGGASFRNIDGSYLDFTAERYRGTERQVLALPPDAWGGRAAATWAERLAAGHRFDSENECFVAVADVLDSIYGR is encoded by the coding sequence ATGAGTGAAGCAATGCAGCTTGCGACGGCTGTCAGTCGCCCCCGCGTCGGCTTTCTCGGGGTCGGAAGAATCGGTCTCCATCGCATGAGGGCGATCGTCGAAACCGGAGCAGTCGAGACGGCCGCGATCTTCGATCCCTCGCCGGAAATGGCTGCAGCGGCGAGCGAGTTGACGCCGCAGGCCGCCGTCGTAAATTCCCTCGAGGCTTTGCTCGATCAGCAACTCGACGGGCTGGTGATCGCCTCGCCAAGCGCGCTCCACGCGGCGCAGTCGATCGTGGCTCTGGAGCGAGGCGTGGCGGTTTTTTGCCAGAAGCCGCTCGGCCGCACGCGCGACGAGGCGGCGGCCGTCGTCGACACGGCCCGACACGCCGACAGGCTGTTGGGAGTCGATCTCTCCTATCGCTACACCGACGGGATGCGGCAGATCCGCGATCTCATCGTCTCGGGGGGGCTTGGCACCGTCTTCGCGGTGGATCTCACCTTTCACAACGCCTATGGACCGAGCAAGCCGTGGTTCTATGATAAGTCGCTTTCCGGCGGCGGCTGCGTGATCGACCTCGGCGTACACCTCGTAGACCTCCTCCTGTGGGTTCTTGGCTTCCCGGAGGTCGCCCGGGTCGAGAGCAGGCTCTTTTCCAAGGGCGCTCGCATCCGCCGCGACGGCGACGAGGTCGAGGACTATGCAGTCGCGACGCTCGAACTTACGAACGGCGTCATCGCCCGGATCGCCTGTTCATGGCATTTGCAGGCCGGATGCGATGCGGTGATCACCGCTGACTTCTACGGGACCGAAGGCGGTGCGAGCTTCAGAAACATCGACGGATCGTATCTCGACTTCACGGCCGAACGGTATCGCGGCACTGAGCGCCAGGTGCTGGCGCTTCCGCCGGACGCCTGGGGCGGGCGTGCCGCAGCGACCTGGGCGGAGCGCCTGGCTGCGGGGCATCGTTTCGATTCCGAGAATGAGTGCTTCGTAGCAGTGGCCGATGTCCTCGACAGTATCTACGGACGATAG